ATTTCCCTACTGGTTGTGTTTATCCCGGGCAGCAATTCCATCGTCTTTGTGGCACTGCTTGGCCTTTCTAATGCCTTACTATGGCCAGCCATCTGGCCACAGGCTTTAAAAGGCCTTAAAGGAAAGCATTTAAACCAAGGCTCTGCCATTTTAATCATGGGCATTGCAGGTGGCGCCATTATGCCCCTGGTATATGGTGCACTTGCTACCTACACCAATAACCAGCATGCTTATTTTATTTTAATTCCTTGCTACCTCTTTGTACTCTATTATAGCCTGAGAGGAAGAAAACAACAACAAATAACCCTATGAATTTAAAACAACTTACTTTTTTTAACGCCTGTTTATGCTTCCTGTTTTTACAGGTTAACACCCATGCGCAGGATTTAAATTATGCGAAAGCTGCTGTAAAAACATTGACTTCAGCTGATTTTAAAGGTCGCGGTTATGTAGCCAACGGCGCTAAAAAAGCCGCCGAATTTGTAGCAGCCGAATTTAAAAAAGATGGATTAACCCCCTTAAATAAGGGTTCTTATTTTCATGAATTTGAGCTTTCGGTAAATACCTTTCCCGGCAAAATTAAACTGGCTGTAAACGGACAGCTCCTGGAGCCCGCCGTAGATTACCTTGTCAATTCATTTAGTCCCTCTGTAAAAGGCAAATTTAAAGTCTATCCGGTAACCCGTGCGCAACTCAGATCAGTGCAATTCTTTGACGCCTTAATAGCGAAGGCAAAGGATGGCTTCATTTTATTGGACAACAGGCCTGTTGCTAAAGAAACCGAAGAGGAAGATGCCCTGGTTTCAAAGCACATCAGAAGCCTTAAAACAGATGAAAAACTGGATTTTAAGGGCTTCATCGTATCTTCAAATGATAAGCTAACCTGGACCACTTTAACCTATCAGTTGTCCAGACCGGTTTTAACCATCAACAAAAAAGACTTCAACCCTTCTACTGCCAACGAAATTGATATTGATGTTGAAGCCAAATTTATTCCAGCCTACAAAACCAGGAATGTTGCGGGTATGGTAAAAGGTACCAGCGTACCAGACAGCCTGGTGGTCGTTACTGCACATTTTGACCATTTAGGTATGATGGGAAACCAAATTTATTTCCCCGGGGCCAATGACAATGCAAGTGGCACAGCAATGTTACTGAGCATGGCAAAATATTACAGCAGTCACCCGCCTAAATATTCTATGGTATTTATTGGCTTCTCTGGCGAGGAGATTGGTATGTTGGGTTCAAAGGCATTTGTTGAAAATCCCTTGTTTGATTTGAGAAAGATTAAGTTCCTAACCAATTTTGACATGGCGGGGACCGGAGAAGAAGGCATAAGGGTAGTGAACGGAACGATTTATAAAAACCAGTACGACAGACTGGTAGAATTAAACAACAAGTACCAGCTGGTTCCGAAAGTTGACATCAGGGGCGAATCCTGCAATAGTGACCATTGTGCTTTTTACCAAAAGGGTGTACCCGCTATTTTTATCTATACACAGGGCGGAATACGGGCTTACCATGATATTTACGACCGTTATGAAACCCTGCCTTTTACCGAGTTTGAAGACTATTTTAAGCTGATGACAAAGTTCTTCGACAGCCTGTAACCATGATTTTATGGGCTTAGTATTAAATATTCTATATCTTTGTTAACTAGATAAACTGATTAAAACATGTTAAAAAGAGTAGTTATTACAGGTATAGGGGCATTAACCCCGCTGGGAAATGATGTTAATTCTTTCTGGAACAATACAGTAGCAGGGAAAAGTGGTGCTGCAAAAATCACCCGTTTTGATGCTTCATTGTTCCGTACCCAATTTGCCTGTGAACTTAAAGATTTTGATGTTACTAAATATTTAGACCGTAACGATATCAAAAGGACAGACCGGTTTACACAGTACGCATTGGTTGCATCTGATGAAGCCATTAAAGATTCAGGTTTTGAATTTGAGAAAATGAACCCTTTTGATGTGGGTGTAATCTGGGGCTCTGGACAAGGTGGCATGGATACTTTTGAACAGCAATCTGCAGAATATGCTCTGGGCGATGGCACACCTCGTTATAGTCCGTTTTTTGTGCCTAAACTCATCGCCAACATGGCCTCTGGTATGATTTCCATCCGTGGTGGCTACATGGGTATTAACTACACTACGGTTTCTGCCTGCGCTACTTCCAATACCGCAATAATGGATGCTTTCAACTATATCCGTTTGGGTAAAGCTAAGATCATCATTAGTGGTGGCTCTGAAGCACCAATCTCTGCATCCTCAGTGGGTGGTTTTTGCGCCATGAAAGCCATGTCTGCACAAAATGACACGCCTGAAACGGCCTCTAAGCCATTCGATGTAACCCGCGACGGTTTTGTAATGGGCGAAGGTGCTGGTGCTTTGGTACTGGAAGAATATGAGCATGCGGTAAAACGTGGTGCTAAAATTTATGCCGAAGTTGGTGGCGCATCTATGACTGCCGATGCCTATCACATGACCGCAACACATCCCGAAGGCCTTGGCGCATCTCATGCCATGCATCTTGCTCTTGAAGAAGCGGGACTGAGTATTTTTGATATTAACTATTTAAATACGCATGCTACCTCTACACCTGTTGGCGACCTTTCTGAAGTAAAAGCGGTAACCAACCTGTTAGGTACGAAAAAAAATAGTTTATACATCAGTGCTACAAAATCAATGACCGGACACCTGTTAGGTGCAGCCGGCGCCATTGAAGCCATCATTTGTTTGTTGAGCATGAGGGACAGTGTGATTCCCCCAACCATCAACACCACAACATTGGATCCTGCAATACCTGGCCATTTGAATATTGTACTGAAGGAAGCTTTACATACTAAAGTAAAAAATACCATGAGCAATACTTTTGGCTTTGGAGGCCACAACGGTATTGTGGTATTTAAGTCTGTTTAAGACCAATACTAGCCGCCCAGTAATTAAACTTGGCGTAGAAATTATCAAAGTCTATTGGCTTTGTAATGTAATCATCCATACCGGCAGCAAGACATTCTTCACGGTCTTGCTCATAAGCACCGGCTGTCATAGCGATGATTACAGGTCGTTCCCGGCCATATTCTTTGATAATTTCTCTGGTGGCTTGTAAGCCGTCCATTTCAGGCATTTGTACATCCATCATCACCACATCGTATTTTTGGCGTTTTAAGGAGGACAGTACTTCCAACCCGTTAGAGACTACATCACAAGCATATCCCGCATTTTTAAATGCATTTACCATGATCTTTTGGTTAATGATGTTATCTTCTGCCACCAGGATACTCAGGGTAGAAAAGCCTGTAGATGGTACGCCTGCCGAAGCCAACACCGGACTTTCTACTTTCTTTTGAACACTGGTTTTAACCGACAATCTATCCAGCAACATTTTATGAAAATAATCTGGCTTAATTGGCTTATCCAAAATGGCGGCAAATAAACTCAACTCCTCTTTCCGCTCTGCCGGAAAAGTAAAGGAAGATCCGAATAAAACCAGGGGTATTTGATCTCCATATCGCTTACGAATCTCTACCGCTACATCTATGCCGTTCATGTCTGGCATCAACATATCTATAATCACAATATCAAAGCTACGCTGAGCCATCGCTTCAATTCCATCGGGGCCATTGTCAAAAGTAATGGCCAGCATGCCCCATTGCGCACAATGTTCTTTCAGAATTTTTAAATTGGTGGTATTATCGTCTATGATCAATGCCGATTTACCGGCCAGGTCTTTCTGCACCACTACGGATTTGTATTCCTTTATGCCGGTATGAACTTTTACCTGGATGGTAAATTTAAAGGTTGTACCTACGTTAACCTCACTTTCTACATTAATACTTCCCTGCATCTTCTCAATTAACCGGGCACTAATGGCCAAACCAAGTCCCGTGCCGCCATACTTACGCGTAGTGGAAGAGTCTACCTGAGAAAAGGAACTAAACAGCTTATGCATTTTATCTTCCGGGATGCCGATGCCGCTATCTTTTACAGAAAACTCCAGCTCGTATTGGTCTTCTATTTTTGAAAGCAGCTTTATACTCGTTAAAATCTCACCGCTGGGTGTAAACTTAATGGCATTACCCACCAGGTTTACCACAATCTGCCGCAGGCGTGTCATATCCCCAACAATTTCCAAAGGAACTTCTGGCGCAATTACATAGAGCAGGTCAAGATCTTTTTCCAAAGCCTTTAAAGCAAGCAGGTCGTAGGTTTCCTCAATGATCTTATGGATAAAAAAGGGATGTTCTTCCAACTCCAGTTTACCAGATTCAATTTTAGAGAAATCGAGGATCTCATTGATAATCTCCAGTAAAGAATCTGCACTGATCCGGATAGATTCTACAAAGTCAAACTGATCTTCGGTCAGTGTGGTATTGCGCAAAAGGCTCGTCATCCCAATCACCCCGTTCATTGGTGTTCTGATCTCATGGCTCATATTGGCCAAAAATTCAGACTTGGCCCTATTTTGTTCATCTGCAAGCTTACTTTTCTCTTCCAGTTGAACATTCAGCTCTTTGAGGTTTTCATCGTACAGGTATTGCTGCGTACAGTCGGCAAAAGTCCATAACATGCCGCTGACGTTTTCACTTACTGTTGGTGTACAGCAAACATTTAACACCAGAAACTCGGGTTCGTTAAAAATCCATTGCCAGTCTTTAATCGTCTTATCTTCTGAACGGAACAAGGCAATCCCACGCTGAAAGATTTCTTCTTTATTGGAGGCAGAAACCCGCAGTTGCTGCATGGCTTCGGAGAGCCGGGTTGGAACTACACTTCCGCCAGACATGCCAAATAATTTAGCGGCCTGATCGTTTATCCAGCTATTTTTACCAGAATCATCTATAAAAACGATGCTCTGCGGCACAGTTTGCAAAATCGCATTAAACCTTACCTTTAATTCTTCAAGCGCATAATAAGTCTGGGCCAGCTTACCTGCCTCGTTTATTTTCGTTAAACAAGCCTCAATAAAATCCGTAAAATCTTCATCAAAAACAAAGGTATTTGTCCAGCTCAACAGGATGTATCCGCTTGCAGAGTCTTGTTTTACCGGCAAGACCACTAAGGATTTCGCGGAGTTGAACAATTTTAAAAAAGAACCGTCAAAAGAGCTTTCCGGAAGCTGGTAGTAAAGTGCTGCGGTATGCCCCTGAAACGGGCTAAAAATATCCAAATCTACGTATACGGTATCCCGGTCCATGGTATCCGGCAAAATGAGACGTGCCGTAACGGCATCCTCCTTCTTGATCAGGATCACCTCATCTGCTCCAGCAATGCTTTTTAAATAAAGCATGCTCCGGTGCATGGTCCTGGTCCATTCTTCATATCCCTCTTCCGAGCCAAGTCTGGCAATAAAGGTTAGCGCGCGTTTTGCCCAATTGATCATTACCAGCCTAATTGATAAATGACTGGACCGCCTTTATAATTTCAGCAGGTGCGCTAATGTGAGGAAAATGTCCTTCAGCATCTACATAAACCAACTGGCTGCCTGTAATGTTCTCCGATAGGTATTCCGCAACAAATTCGGGAACAGCAATATCGTTGTGCGATTGAATAATGAGGGTATCTTTTGCCAGTTTAGCAACCTCGCCCCTAACATCCGACTCAAAAATAACTTTAGAAACAGCAAGTGCAATGTCAGGACGAATGGCCGACAAGGTTTGTGCAAAGCGTGCCCCCAGTTCGGGATGATCTGGATTACCCATTGCGGCGGCAGAAAAGCCACTTACCCAGGCGTAATAATTGGTGGTCATGGTCACGTACATTTCATCCAGTACCGGCTGGGTAAAACCGCCCTTATAACCGGCAGGCTCATCATTGAGGTAACGCGGGGAAGCCCCAATAAACACCAGTTTTGTAAAATATTCAGGCGCTTTTAAACTGGCCAGCAAGGTAATCATAGAACTTACCGAATGTGCTACTACAAACGTATTTTCGAGGTTAAGCTCTTTTGCAATGGCTATTAAATCTTCGGCGTAGGTATGGAGTGTATTGTATTTAATGGGGCTGTAAGCAGCTTCATCGGCTTGGCCGCCCCCCACATTGTCAAATAAAACCAGGCGATAGTCATCGGCAAAAGCCGGCTTTACAGCATCCCAGGCAGTTTGGTCGGTACCAAATCCATTGGCAAATAGTATGGTCTTATCGGCATTTAGGTTTCCTTCTATATTAATATTGTGCTTCTTCTTCAAATTCAGATCCATAGTATACATAAAATAGGGTACTATAAATGTACGAAAATGAGTGGCATTTGGGTTTCTTACTTTTATTAAATAATAAACAATTTGATTTCACAAACGTTAGCTGTTTAATTAACAGGTATTTTATACCTTTGTGCTACATCTGCTTCATGAATAAGAATACCCGCCAGAACCTGCTTATCGCATTAACCTATTCTGTTACCTTAATAGGCGGGATGTTTTTGGGTTATAAATTCCTGAAAGACCAAGGTTTTGCCGTTCAGAAATATGTTGTTACCGCTCAAAATAACGACGAAAAAATCAACGAAATTATCCACCTT
The nucleotide sequence above comes from Pedobacter sp. MC2016-14. Encoded proteins:
- the fabF gene encoding beta-ketoacyl-ACP synthase II yields the protein MLKRVVITGIGALTPLGNDVNSFWNNTVAGKSGAAKITRFDASLFRTQFACELKDFDVTKYLDRNDIKRTDRFTQYALVASDEAIKDSGFEFEKMNPFDVGVIWGSGQGGMDTFEQQSAEYALGDGTPRYSPFFVPKLIANMASGMISIRGGYMGINYTTVSACATSNTAIMDAFNYIRLGKAKIIISGGSEAPISASSVGGFCAMKAMSAQNDTPETASKPFDVTRDGFVMGEGAGALVLEEYEHAVKRGAKIYAEVGGASMTADAYHMTATHPEGLGASHAMHLALEEAGLSIFDINYLNTHATSTPVGDLSEVKAVTNLLGTKKNSLYISATKSMTGHLLGAAGAIEAIICLLSMRDSVIPPTINTTTLDPAIPGHLNIVLKEALHTKVKNTMSNTFGFGGHNGIVVFKSV
- a CDS encoding response regulator, producing MINWAKRALTFIARLGSEEGYEEWTRTMHRSMLYLKSIAGADEVILIKKEDAVTARLILPDTMDRDTVYVDLDIFSPFQGHTAALYYQLPESSFDGSFLKLFNSAKSLVVLPVKQDSASGYILLSWTNTFVFDEDFTDFIEACLTKINEAGKLAQTYYALEELKVRFNAILQTVPQSIVFIDDSGKNSWINDQAAKLFGMSGGSVVPTRLSEAMQQLRVSASNKEEIFQRGIALFRSEDKTIKDWQWIFNEPEFLVLNVCCTPTVSENVSGMLWTFADCTQQYLYDENLKELNVQLEEKSKLADEQNRAKSEFLANMSHEIRTPMNGVIGMTSLLRNTTLTEDQFDFVESIRISADSLLEIINEILDFSKIESGKLELEEHPFFIHKIIEETYDLLALKALEKDLDLLYVIAPEVPLEIVGDMTRLRQIVVNLVGNAIKFTPSGEILTSIKLLSKIEDQYELEFSVKDSGIGIPEDKMHKLFSSFSQVDSSTTRKYGGTGLGLAISARLIEKMQGSINVESEVNVGTTFKFTIQVKVHTGIKEYKSVVVQKDLAGKSALIIDDNTTNLKILKEHCAQWGMLAITFDNGPDGIEAMAQRSFDIVIIDMLMPDMNGIDVAVEIRKRYGDQIPLVLFGSSFTFPAERKEELSLFAAILDKPIKPDYFHKMLLDRLSVKTSVQKKVESPVLASAGVPSTGFSTLSILVAEDNIINQKIMVNAFKNAGYACDVVSNGLEVLSSLKRQKYDVVMMDVQMPEMDGLQATREIIKEYGRERPVIIAMTAGAYEQDREECLAAGMDDYITKPIDFDNFYAKFNYWAASIGLKQT
- a CDS encoding M28 family metallopeptidase, with amino-acid sequence MNLKQLTFFNACLCFLFLQVNTHAQDLNYAKAAVKTLTSADFKGRGYVANGAKKAAEFVAAEFKKDGLTPLNKGSYFHEFELSVNTFPGKIKLAVNGQLLEPAVDYLVNSFSPSVKGKFKVYPVTRAQLRSVQFFDALIAKAKDGFILLDNRPVAKETEEEDALVSKHIRSLKTDEKLDFKGFIVSSNDKLTWTTLTYQLSRPVLTINKKDFNPSTANEIDIDVEAKFIPAYKTRNVAGMVKGTSVPDSLVVVTAHFDHLGMMGNQIYFPGANDNASGTAMLLSMAKYYSSHPPKYSMVFIGFSGEEIGMLGSKAFVENPLFDLRKIKFLTNFDMAGTGEEGIRVVNGTIYKNQYDRLVELNNKYQLVPKVDIRGESCNSDHCAFYQKGVPAIFIYTQGGIRAYHDIYDRYETLPFTEFEDYFKLMTKFFDSL
- a CDS encoding alpha/beta fold hydrolase; the protein is MKKKHNINIEGNLNADKTILFANGFGTDQTAWDAVKPAFADDYRLVLFDNVGGGQADEAAYSPIKYNTLHTYAEDLIAIAKELNLENTFVVAHSVSSMITLLASLKAPEYFTKLVFIGASPRYLNDEPAGYKGGFTQPVLDEMYVTMTTNYYAWVSGFSAAAMGNPDHPELGARFAQTLSAIRPDIALAVSKVIFESDVRGEVAKLAKDTLIIQSHNDIAVPEFVAEYLSENITGSQLVYVDAEGHFPHISAPAEIIKAVQSFIN